In the genome of Bosea sp. BIWAKO-01, the window ACCATCGCCATCGCGCTGGCAACCCTGCCTTTCGGCCTGCTGCTCGGCCTGATCGTCGCGCTCGGCAAGCGTTCGGAGAACATCGTTCTGCGCTGGCTGGCCACGGTCTACACCACCGTGTTCCGCGGCGTGCCTGAGCTTCTGACGCTCTACATCATCTATTTCGGCATCCAAATCGTGCTGCAGAAGGCCTGGGTCTCGCTCGGCCTGCCCGGCAATTTCAGCATGCCACCCTTCGTCGCCGGTATGGTGGCGCTCGGCGTGGTGCTCTCCGCCTTCTCCAGCGAGGTCTGGGTCGGCGCCCTCAACTCGATCCAGAAGGGCCAGCGCGAGGCCGCCGCCGCGCTCGGCCTGAGCAAGGGGCAAGCCTTCCGCCTCGTGGTGTTCCCCCAACTCATCCGAGTGGCGCTGCCCGGCTTGGGCAATAACTGGATGGTGCTGCTGAAGGAGACCTCGCTGGTCTCGGTCATCACCTTGCCCGACATCATGTTCATCACCACCCGCGCCAATGTCGCGACCAAGGAACCGTTCCTGTTCTTCGGTGCGGCGATGCTGATCTACCTGTTCTTCTCGCTGATCTCGGCCTGGGGTGTCGGGCGTCTCGAGATTCGCGCCAATCGCGGCTTTGCTGCCTTCGGTGGAGCAACGCGATGAGCTGGTGCGAGTATCCGGGCTACCTGCTCGGCAGCGAGGTTTTCCAGAACTACGGCTGCCGGATGGCGAGCGGCCTGTGGGTGACCTTCGAGCTGGTCATAATCTCGGTCGCGATCGGCTTTGCGCTGGCACTCGGGCTCGCCATCGCACGGCTTTACGGGCCGCGCTGGGCCAAGGCCGCAATCAACGGCTACACCACCTTCTTCCGCGGCACGCCGCTGCTGTGCCAGCTCTTCCTGGTCTATTACGGCCTCGGCCAGTTCCGGCTGTTCTGGCAGGATGTCGGGCTGTGGTGGTTCTTCCGCGAGCCGTTCTACTGCGCGCTGCTGACGTTCACCGTGAACACGGCCGCCTATCAG includes:
- a CDS encoding ABC transporter permease, producing the protein MFDKLALLGFGDGGWGLALLQGAGITIAIALATLPFGLLLGLIVALGKRSENIVLRWLATVYTTVFRGVPELLTLYIIYFGIQIVLQKAWVSLGLPGNFSMPPFVAGMVALGVVLSAFSSEVWVGALNSIQKGQREAAAALGLSKGQAFRLVVFPQLIRVALPGLGNNWMVLLKETSLVSVITLPDIMFITTRANVATKEPFLFFGAAMLIYLFFSLISAWGVGRLEIRANRGFAAFGGATR
- a CDS encoding ABC transporter permease, producing MSWCEYPGYLLGSEVFQNYGCRMASGLWVTFELVIISVAIGFALALGLAIARLYGPRWAKAAINGYTTFFRGTPLLCQLFLVYYGLGQFRLFWQDVGLWWFFREPFYCALLTFTVNTAAYQAEILRGAIQSIPRGQFEGAMALGLHRWSTLRLVIMPQAMILALRPLGNELIVMIKASAIASLVTLFDLMGATRLAFARSFDLTIYLYAALIYLLLVEVIRRVWDRLELRLTRHMALR